The Argentina anserina chromosome 3, drPotAnse1.1, whole genome shotgun sequence genome includes a region encoding these proteins:
- the LOC126788130 gene encoding probable GTP-binding protein OBGM, mitochondrial, giving the protein MWVQRAKAFWHIKALRQSSKSPRIFSIPSSYSDTPHKKSKLAPLQKRKRIERFRLYAKGGNGGSGSFSCRCSGHDRDGVPDGGNGGKGGDVILECSPTVWDFSGLQPHLIAQRGGHGSSKNKIGTRGVDKIAQVPVGTVIHLVKGEIPFVAESHVLKDLDPWELPGTPIDDVTGSHQQSAPSGPYMAMDTANSSSEPKIIVEEAALMKEIGQVESTEIPTESLPSLSEMCSEDETKEKGQIQYHVAELTVSGQRLVIARGAIGAPSTVSLGVTKRFFLHSRCGKVPRSRTRAQAKFSKQLALRAGSPGSEAVLLLELKSIADVSLVGMPNAGKSTLLGAISRANPAVGHYAFTTLRLNLGTLNFDDISLTVADVPGLIKGAHENRGLGHAFLRHIERTKVIAYVVDLAAGLDGGKGIPPWEQLRDLVLELQFHQVGLSDRPSLIVANKIDEEGAKGMHEELKRRVQHHVTIFPVCAVLGEGIQELKIGLRKLLNGEMTARLQVDKIMVD; this is encoded by the exons ATGTGGGTGCAACGTGCAAAAGCGTTTTGGCACATTAAGGCCTTGAGGCAGTCTTCTAAGTCTCCACGGATTTTTTCGATACCGTCTTCCTACTCAGATACACCTCACAAGAAGTCGAAGCTTGCCCCTCTGCAG aaaaggaaaaggatAGAGAGGTTTAGGCTATATGCTAAAGGGGGCAATGGTGGCAGTGGTAGCTTCAGCTGTCGCTGCAGTGGCCATGATCGCGATGGAGTACCTGATG GTGGAAATGGTGGGAAAGGTGGTGATGTGATTTTGGAATGCTCTCCAACAGTTTGGGACTTCAGCGGTTTGCAACCTCACCTT ATAGCACAGAGAGGGGGACACGGATCCTCGAAGAATAAAATTGGCACCCGAGGAGTGGATAAG ATTGCTCAAGTTCCTGTTGGTACTGTGATTCATCTTGTGAAGGGTGAAATTCCTTTTGTTGCTGAAAGCCATGTTCTTAAAGATTTGGATCCTTGGGAGCTTCCTGGTACTCCTATTGATGATGTAACTGGCTCTCATCAGCAATCTGCCCCTAGTGGCCCATATATGGCAATGGATACTGCTAACTCGTCATCTGAACCTAAAATAATTGTTGAGGAAGCAGCTCTCATGAAGGAAATCGGTCAAGTTGAATCCACTGAGATTCCTACTGAATCTCTCCCTTCTTTGTCTGAGATGTGCTCAGAAGATGAGACCAAGGAAAAAGGACAAATTCAATACCATGTTGCTGAGTTAACAGTAAGTGGTCAACGATTAGTTATTGCTCGTGGAGCGATAGGTGCTCCAAGTACTGTGTCTCTGGGAGTCACTAAGAGGTTTTTTTTGCACTCTCGATGTGGGAAAGTGCCACGTTCTCGTACTCGTGCTCAAGCAAAATTTTCTAAGCAATTGGCCCTCAGAGCTGGTTCGCCTGGTTCAGAAGCTGTTCTCTTATTAGAACTAAAGAGCATTGCTGATGTGAGCCTAGTGGGAATGCCAAATGCTGGTAAAAGTACTCTGTTAGGGGCTATATCTAGGGCTAACCCTGCAGTTGGCCATTACGCCTTCACCACTCTTAGACTCAATTTGGGGACTCTAAACTTTGATGACATTTCACTCACAGTTGCTGATGTTCCGGGACTCATAAAGGGTGCGCATGAGAATCGTGGACTTGGACATGCATTCCTACGCCACATAGAACGCACAAAGGTTATAGCTTATGTGGTTGACTTGGCTGCTGGATTGGATGGTGGAAAAGGAATCCCACCTTGGGAACAGCTTAGGGATTTGGTCTTAGAGCTCCAGTTTCATCAAGTGGGTTTATCTGATCGCCCATCACTCATAGTGGCAAACAAAATAGACGAGGAAGGGGCTAAAGGTATGCATGAAGAACTCAAAAGAAGGGTACAGCAT CATGTTACTATATTCCCTGTATGTGCTGTTTTGGGAGAAGGAATTCAAGAGCTAAAGATTGGTCTTAGAAAACTTTTGAATGGTGAAATGACAGCCAGACTCCAGGTCGATAAAATTATGGTTGATTAA
- the LOC126788552 gene encoding metallothionein-like protein 1, translating to MSCSGGCQCGSSCSCGSDCKCGNYPNLESSTTATIISGVPSTTMYFEESEMSFGAENGCKCGQNCSCTSCGCNK from the exons ATGTCGTGCTCAGGAGGCTGCCAATGTGGCTCTAGCTGCTCATGTGGATCGGACTGCAA GTGCGGAAACTACCCCAATCTTGAGAGCAGCACAACAGCAACTATCATCTCTGGGGTTCCATCAACCACCAT GTACTTTGAGGAGTCTGAGATGAGCTTTGGTGCTGAAAATGGCTGCAAGTGTGGCCAAAACTGCAGCTGCACCTCATGCGGCTGCAACAAATGA